The Anomalospiza imberbis isolate Cuckoo-Finch-1a 21T00152 chromosome 13, ASM3175350v1, whole genome shotgun sequence genome includes the window ACAGAAATCCAAGCATTCCCTTACAGTTCCAAACACCAAGCATTCCCTTACAGttccaaacaccacctctaagtagatccccagagctgggggaattgatttcattttcccatggaaaatggcctctctttgcggccactcacactggcccacactGGTATCCTGACCTCCAAATTTGCCAACTTTGTAGGACTTCTCCTGCACTACAGATGTCAGCATGTAGGTAACCGATGTGATATTAGAGCCCCAATCCCACCTCTAAGTAGAGACCCAGAGTCTGGGGAAATGATTtcctttttcccatggaaatagcctctctttgcggcctctctcactggcccacagtggcttcctgacctcaaaatttgcaaactttgcagcatttctcctgCACTACAGacgtcagcaactaggaatTAGTGTGGTTTTAGAGTCACAACACCGcctctaagtagatacccagagcctggggaaaagatttctttttcccaggtacaatggcctctctttgcggccactcaTAGTGGCCCACAGAGGCGTTCTGTCCTCAAAATTGGCAAATGTTGCAGGATTTCTACGAAACTACAGAGGTCAGCAACTAGGAACCCATGTGATCTTTGAGTCCCAAGCCTCACCTCTAAGTAGATTCTCAGAGTCTGGGGAAATGATTTCATTTTCCCATGAAAAATGACCCCTCTTCGCGGCCACTCTCACCGGCTCATAGTAGCATCCGATATTCAAAATTgccaaactttgcaggatttctccaaaactaaagtTGTCAGAACAGAGCACCAAGCATTCCCTTGCAGttccaaacaccacctctaagtagatccccAGAGCCGGgggaattaatttcattttcccatggacaatggcctctctttgcggccacttgcaccAGCCCACAGTGGTATTACGATCTcgaaatttgcaaactttgcaggatttctcctgcactacagatgtcagcaactaggaatgAGCGTGGTATTAGAGCCCCAAAACCCACCTCTAGGTCATTATCCAGAGCtaggggaaatgacttctttttcccatggaagaTGACCcctctttgcggccactctcACCGGCTCATAGTGGCAGCTGGTATGCAAAATTTGTGATCATTGctggatttctccaaaactcaAGCTGACAGAACAGGGCACCAGGCATTCCCTTacagccccaaacaccacctctaaggAGGGACCCAGAGCCAGGCaaaatgatttctttttcccatggaaaatgactCCTCTTTGCATCTGTTTGCAATGGCCCACACGGCTTCCTGACCACCAAATTACCAAACTTTGAAGGATTTTTTCAAaaaactacagatgtcagcaactaggaaccCATGTGGCCCTAAAGCTCCAAATACCTCTTTTAAatagatacccagagcctggggaaatgacctccttttcccatggaaaacgaCCCCCCTTTGCGGCCACTCATACTGGTAAACAGTGGCATCTTGTCCTCAAAAttggcaaactttgcaggatttctccaaaactacagatgtcagcaactaggaaccCATGTGATCTTTGAGTCCCAAGCCTCACCTCTAAGTAGATTCTCAGAGTCTGGGGAAATGATTtcattttcccatggaaaatgaccCCTCTTCGTGGCCACTCTCACCAGCTCATAGTGGCATCCTGTCCAGAAAGTTTACAaattttgcaggatttctccaaaactaaagctgatAGAACAGAGCACCAAGCATTCCCTTGCAGTTCCAAACACCACCTGTAAGTAGATACgaggagcctggggaaatgatttatttttcccatggaaaatgacctctctttgcagccactgccactggcCCACTGTGGCGTCATGACctgaaaatttgcaaactttgtaGGATTTCTCATAATCTAAATCTTACAGAACAGAGGACCCAGCATTCCATTAGAGCCCCAGATACCACCTCTAAGTAGAACCCCAGAGCTTTGGAGAAAAGACttcttttccatggaaaatggcctctctttgcgtCCACTCTCACCTGCTCATACTGGTAGCCGGTAATCAAAATTTTcgaactttgcaggatttctccaaaactaaagtTGTCAGAACAGAGCACCAAGCATTCCCTTGCAGttccaaacaccacctctaagtagatccccAGATCCTGGGGAAATGATTTAATTTTCCCATGGAcaatggcctctctttgcggccactcgcactggcccgCAGCGGTATTACGATCTcgaaatttgcaaactttgcaggatttctcctgcactacagatgtcagcaacgAGGAAAGAGCGTGGTATTAGAGCCCCAAAGCCCACCTCTAGGTCATTATCCAGAGCtaggggaaatgacttctttttcccatggaagaTGACCcctctttgcggccactctcACCGGCTCATAGTGGCAGCTGGTATGCAAAATTTGTGATCATTGctggatttctccaaaactcaAGCTGACAGAACAGGGCACCAGGCATTCCCTTgcagccccaaacaccacctctaagtagatacccaGAGTCGGTGGAAATTACTTCTTTTACCCATGGAAAATGACTCCTCCTTGCAGCGGCTGTCCCCTGCTCATAGTGGCAGCCGGAATTCCAAATTTGCGAACATTGCAGGATTTGTCCAAAATTAAAGCTGAAAGAACAGGGCACCAAGCATTCCCTTACAGCCCCAatcaccacctctaagtagatccccagagcctggggaaatgatttctttttcccatggaaaataacctctctttgcagccactcgtATTGgcccacagtggcatcctgacctgaaagtttgcaaactttgcaggattcCTCCATAACAACCGTTGTCAGCAACTACGAACCTGTGTGGCCTTAAAGGCCTAAATACCACCTCTTAATAGATTCctagagcctggggaaatgatttctttttcccatggaaaatggcctctgtTTGTGGCCACTCATACTGGCCCGCAGCGGTATTACGATctccaaatttgcaaactttgcaggatttctcctgcACTACAGATGTAAGCAAGTAGAGGCCCAAACCCCAATTCTAAGTGGTATTCCAGAGCCCGGggaaatgatttcttttttcattggAAATAGCCTCTCTTTTTCCGCCTCTCGCCCAGGCCCATAGTGGCGTCCTGAACTGAAAGTTTGCAAACTTTTTAGGATTTCTCGAAAACTAAATCTTAAAGaacagaggaccaagcattcccttacagccccaaacaccacctctaagtatATACAaggagcctggggaaatgatttctttttcccacggaaaatggcctctctttgcgtCCACTCTCACCTGCTCATACTGGTAGCTGGTAATCAAAATTTTcgaactttgcaggatttctccaaagcTAAAGTTGTCAGAACAGAAATCCAAGCCTTCCCTTACAGttccaaacaccacctctaagtagatccccagagcctgaggaaattatttctttttcccatggacaATGGCCTCTCTTTTCGGCCACTCGCCCTGGACCACAGTCGCATCCTGACTTCTACATTTACAAACTTTGGAAATTTTGGATATTTAGGATAGCTAGTTGAATTTCAGATGTCTAAAGTCAGGTGCGACAAAGCCCACTCTCAAGGCCTAGAAACCCCTCCCAAGAAGCTGCAAAACACACCATGTTGCACTTCTGTCAAATTTGCCAAAGCAATGACTATAGCATTAAATGTGTTGAAACTACTTGCACAGAGATCTTTTACAAGATATTCACAATATATTCTTCATATAGGAAGATTTGAAGGCACATCGTTTATCTCCAGGGAATAAAAGCCCCAAAAGAGTAGTTTTCTCAATTTTGCAATCTTACTGTCACAATTCTGTAAGACCACATGACTTCATTCAAAAGCATCACATTCAGAGAAAGATTGGTAATGAcagataagaaagaaaaaaggaaattgcttACTTAGAGTCGGCGAAGGAACACAGAGAAAGAGCGAAAacagtaagaaaataaaaaggagcagTGACAAGGAGAGATATCCTGCAAGTTTCCTGCGAAGCTTCTGCATTATTTAATCAGAGACAAACTCACAGGACGCTGCACAATAGGGGCAGGACAGGGATAAGTGTACTATGAGCGCACAGTTTGTTCATTGCGAAATGCAGCGGAAAAcatttttgctaagatagagatgactagagaagcagaagcgcggctccggagctatccggaggaaagtgccggttgccggcgtctttcggcagaagaggcactccggagcgctccactgccgctctactgagctgtgcgcgaactagccgcttcttcgcctccgagaggcagagatcgcggttgcttggaagaggcgaagaacaaagccgcaaagaagcgggcttgtgtgcgaagccttccgactgccggaggacggtggctgccgctctcctgcctgttgaattcactctcagcaagcgaatggaaagcgttccaggacaacttgcctgggttttgacttggtcctgatgcgtcccaccttgacaagtcttgctcgtcgccagaggctccgagatgcacagaagacggtggcagctgctgaaaagaagggcagcggtgagtttgtcgacaagcaagaacataggcagctgagtgtgcttgggaaggagcagctgcctggttttggcaattgccttcacagcgcccagaagcccggtgctgtgctgctttgtttttcgcagtcagtcaattgcacactagtgaagctgagccaggctcttcagctttgctgcttttgagcatctgtgctccacctatgctgtgtgacatctctcgaggttgtttgcctcggccaggctggaaagtgcctgctagtacctagagctgggcaggagagggcagagagcacttccatctgacagcaggttgcagattgcctcggaaagagccgtgtccttggaatgtgcagcaaatcctctttctttgcaaaccgcggttagtgtgcagtgcaggtacgctctccccttgccaaatggagtgggaaagcttttcgctaagatagagatgactagagaagcagaagcgcggctccggagctatccggaggaaagtgccgcttcccggcgtctttcggcttgaagcggcgctccggagcgctgcgctgccgctctactgagctgtgcgcgagctagccgcttcttcacctccgagaggcagagatcgcggttgcttggaagaggcgaagaacgaagccgcaaagaagcgggcttgtgtgccaagccttcagactgctggaggacggtggctgccgctctcctgcctgttgaattcactctcggcaagcgaatggaaagcgttccaggacaacttgcctgggttttgacttggtcctgatgcgtcccaccttggcaagtcttgctcgttgccagaggctccgagatgcacagaagacggtggcagctgctgaaaagaagggcagcggtgagtttgtcgacaagcaagaacataggcagctgcctgtgcttgggaaggagcagctgcctggttttggcaattgccttcacagcgcccagaagcccggtgctgtgctgctttgtttttcgcagtcagtcaattgcacactagtgaagctgagccaggctcttcagctttgctgcttttgagcatctgtgctccacttaggctctgtgacatctctcgaggttgtttgcctcggccaggctggaaagtgcccgctagtacctagagctgggcaggagagggcagagagcacttccatctgacagcaggttgcagattgcctcggaaagagccgtgtccttggaatgtgcagcaaatcctctttctttgcaaaccgcggttagtgtgcagtgcaggtacgctctccccttgccaaatggagtgggaaagcttttcgctaagatagagatgactagagaagcagaagcgcggctctggagctatccggaggaaagtgccgcttcccggcgtctttcggcttgaagcggcgctccggagcgctccgctgccgcttgTAATAGCCCGTCTGAagccccttgttctccattctgccttccgattgccacaagaaagaatcccttcccctgctgcagttcCGACTgagaacaggacacagtgcaggtggaaccactgaaccatcatgctagctgttccgaacaaggcctgacaagaacttggcaaggagttggcaaggacttggcaaagacctgacatggacccagctcgggacagcctgatgcgcggcctgcttctaatctccgttcttaagccgaatgaacttttggggtgactcccgtggtccttcattgaagacccctcatctgcctcgttaccactgGGACAAATAAAGAacgagaaccctcctcccaaggactgagaccgagacccctactatagggaggaggggaatttggtggtctgaccactaatgacatgacctgtttcccttcagtaatttcaatggacttattcttcattgtattcgtcttgctttggtggtttctgtggactcacctgttcccccgtGGCAATTACAATGGGctttcattgttacacttgttcccccctctttcctctgtggactataactggaacCCCGAGTCGACCAGAGCTTCGGAGACTCCCCCGACAcgacagacggatccccatcgtccggaccactgaggatctcgcctgtgttggtagctattcccatacCCCTCtcatctctctccctctctattcttttatctcctttctgatccccactatcgcatatACTGTTTTGacccctaataaaggtgcatttgttgtgattaactgatagtcccttgttgtttgcctttttgtacttttgggatcggtgaaaagaaccatcacgacaccccgcaataAGCGGATCGTGACATTAAATTGGCGTCACGGACAGGATTTCTGTCTAGACAGGAGGGTTGCAGATGAAAAAGCACCCATACTGTCTTTGGAAATTCACATAAGATCCCTTAGTGCAAAAGGTGGGACACtgttattttgttgttgttgttttattattgttattgtgtGTATCTGttctgggaaggaagggacaactTGAAGAAACTAAGCAGAGCCTCCCAGGCAGATTATTGTCCTTTCACCCACCCAGGGAAGTGAAGGGCGACACAGCGAGGGCTGTGTGATTTGTGGAACTTAAGTTGTACCTccctgttttggttttggtcccttcacaaaatgagtgATAACCTTAATGATAAAGCTAAAGTTGGGCTTTATGCTCTACTAGCTAAACACAATGCCAAACCTTctccaggaggagaggaatgggAACAAAATAATTGGTTTAATTTGGATAATGTGGTTGATAGAGTGTGTTCTTTACAACATGATACAAAATTCAAACTGGGCAAGAATACAACCATCTTAtgctcagttttgggagctTGTCTTACGGCAGCCGTAGAAACTCGCTCACAACGAAGAAGTGAGCAAGAAATAATAATAGACTCCCTTCAAAACTTAGTAGAAATTTTACAAAAACAGTTACATGAAGCAAGAAATGCGACTTATGCTTTGCAAGCTGCCTTAACAGAAGAACATGTTAAATCACACAAATCACACAATGCTGATTCCCCTACAgaaacagaggagaaggaaactcCTCACATTAGACAGATTTACCCCCAAAAGGAACTTGACGCAGCAAATAATTGTGGGGAACATTGCTGCCATCACTTGAGACCCCTAATTAAAACAGAGTATAACTATCTCAGTGATGATGATCTCGAACCTCACATCACAACCAGACACATACCATACACTGCCACTGAGTTAGCTAagcttaaaagggaatacggaCGCCTCCCACACGAATCAGAAACAGAATATGTTTTCCGGGTGTCCCTCACTGGTGgtgatcaaattaaattaactgaACAAGAAGCCAGTGGGTACTGGGGACACGGTGTCTTCCTAACAACGGGAGACAAACGTGACACATGGTCCCTGACACAGCGTGCGGCTTTTTGGGCTGGGGGAACGAGCCCCTTAGAAAGGGGAGATCCCATAGCTATAATTAGTACCCCTGACCAACTCTTAGAAAGTGTGCATAAAGCCGCTTGCCTGCAAATGATTCATGAGAAGAAGttaattcctggttttgaatCCCCAATGCAATTACCTGTGAAGCCCGAAATAATGACCCCTTTAATTCGTGGGCTTCCAGAAACACTTAAACCTACTGCCATTACCTTACAAAAAACTATCATGACACTAAGCCCTGTGGAAAGACTGGACAGATTCCTGGGTAATCCCACTGATTGCACTGGATCCACTGATCCCAACTTCACCCCATCCCCTTCATCCTTACAAGCCGCAGCTTCAAAATGCAGCTCGCCTGCCAGTAGTCGTAAAGTCTGGACATGGGGTGAAGTTGCAGAAGATTTGATTAATTACTGTAGAAAATATGGACCAGTAAAAACCCTGGAagaaaaaccagagaaaacaaaaggagttCGGTCCATTGGGATTCCTTATGATAAAAATTCAGGAAAGGGGAAACAAAGCCCTAACCGCCAGCATTGGTGGTCGTTGGGAGTCCAAAAGGGAGTCCCCAGAGATATAATGGATGGTTTGCCCCTTgataaattacagaaattaataaCTAATTGGCGCCATCGAAAATCAAATCCACCGATCCAACCCACGGCACCCAAACCTCCCCGAAACATGGACAAGGAACCAACTCTTCCTtcgcctctccttcccctccctcctcagaACACGGGCAAGGGACCAACCCTCCCTCAGTATCTCCTCCGAAACACAGAAACAGTAACCTTTTCTCAACTCCTCCCTCAAACCCCAGTCAGCGGGCCATTTCTCTCTCAAACCCCTCCTCAGAATTCGGGAAATGAGCTGACACAGTTTCAGGGAAACTAACTTCTCCGTCCTTTACAGGTGAGCGAAAGGACGGAGCATGGGTATACTTGAGAATgctcactaaaaataaattaggagaTATTTTAATTACAGCTGTTACGGGTCCCAAACGTGCTCTTGTAACATTTTTGATTGACACTGGGGCACAAATTTCTGCATTAACAGGAAAAGATGCTCAGAGGAGTGGAGTTGTTCCAACTAAAAGACAATACTGTGTTCTAAATGCCCTAGGAAAATCAGAATCTATGAATGTAGCCTTGGTCAAACTCACACTTCCTGGAGATGAGAATCAATTAGTTGTCAAAATGGTAATTGGGAACATTCCAAACAATTTACTAGGGATGGATGTTCTTGCTGGGAGACAATGGGAGGACTCAGAAGGATCTTTGTGGTGTTTTGGCGCTACACCTTTAAATATTAGGTTGCTCCAAACCGCACCTTCTCTACCGTATAGTAAAATAACAAATGTAAAACAATATCCTCTACCTTCTGGAGCCAGAGAAGGTATCAAACCAGTTATACAGGATTTGCGAGACCAGGGAGTAATAATTAACACACATTCTGCTTTCAACTCGCCTGTCTGGCCAGTGCGTAAATCCAATGGGAAATGGAGGCTAACAGTTGATTTCCGCAGACTTAATGCCAACACAGACCCTCTCACAGCAGCGGTCCCGAATTTAGCCGAGTTGATAATATCTATTCAAGAAAAAGCTCATCCTATTATGGCAACTATAGATGTCAAAGACATGTTTTTTATGATACCTATACAGCCAGAAGATAGGGACCGTTTCGCTTTTACGTGGGAAGGACAGCAATACACTTTCACTAGGCTTCCCCAAGGATACAAGCATTCCCCCACTCTAGCCCACCATGCACTAgctaaagaaatagaaaagatatCCAAACCTGATGATGTAGCTGTTTACCAATACATTGATGACATTTTGGTGGGAGGGGATGAAATTGAAGCAGTAGGAGAGACTCAACAGAGAATAATCTCTCATTTAGAGAGTCTCGATTTACAGATTCCCCcggaaaaaattcaaaagccCTCCCAAGAAGTAAAGTTCTTGGGAATTTGGTGGAAAGGGGGCATGACATGTATTCCACCAGACACCTTGACTTCTTTAGATCAGATTAAAATGCCTCACTCTAGGAAGGACCTTCAACAGGCTCTAGGATCATTAGTGTTCTGGAGAAAACACATTCCAGATTTCTCAATAATTGCTAGGCCCCTTTATGACTTGCTGAGGAAAGGGGTAAAATGGGATTGGACTCCTTCTCAGGAAGAAGCATTGCAATTGCTAATTTTTGAGGCAACAGCTCATCAAGCATTGGGTCCCATCCATCCTACAGATCCCTTTCAGGTAGAATGG containing:
- the LOC137481793 gene encoding uncharacterized protein encodes the protein MSDNLNDKAKVGLYALLAKHNAKPSPGGEEWEQNNWFNLDNVVDRVCSLQHDTKFKLGKNTTILCSVLGACLTAAVETRSQRRSEQEIIIDSLQNLVEILQKQLHEARNATYALQAALTEEHVKSHKSHNADSPTETEEKETPHIRQIYPQKELDAANNCGEHCCHHLRPLIKTEYNYLSDDDLEPHITTRHIPYTATELAKLKREYGRLPHESETEYVFRVSLTGGDQIKLTEQEASGYWGHGVFLTTGDKRDTWSLTQRAAFWAGGTSPLERGDPIAIISTPDQLLESVHKAACLQMIHEKKLIPGFESPMQLPVKPEIMTPLIRGLPETLKPTAITLQKTIMTLSPVERLDRFLAAASKCSSPASSRKVWTWGEVAEDLINYCRKYGPVKTLEEKPEKTKGVRSIGIPYDKNSGKGKQSPNRQHWWSLGVQKGVPRDIMDGLPLDKLQKLITNWRHRKSNPPIQPTAPKPPRNMDKEPTLPSPLLPLPPQNTGKGPTLPQYLLRNTET